One Psychrobacillus glaciei genomic region harbors:
- a CDS encoding asparaginase produces MNAANLVNVMRGNLIESKHLGHIAIVDYTGKLIASNGNINSIVFARSSMKPLQAIPIIETGAYESYQLGPADLSLCCASHNGEEQHTDRVISILEKADLVESSLQCGTHIPRWEEAYKKIIIENRTVTPVYNNCSGKHSGMLITAKHLNEPIDSYYNMEHPVQQRILQVISELAETPKEDIQIGVDGCGVPVHGIALEKIALAYAKMAKPDNLSNSRKKSVSQVVHAMIQEPEMVGGTNRFCTDFMNVVKGKMFGKVGAEGVYCIGDLRSGIGIAIKIEDGNSRATSPVAVEVMKQLGMLTEEELNELREYHLPSIKNARDENVGSLKADFLLDYV; encoded by the coding sequence ATGAATGCTGCAAACTTAGTTAATGTTATGCGAGGAAATCTTATAGAAAGTAAGCATCTTGGTCATATTGCTATAGTAGACTATACAGGGAAGTTAATTGCTTCAAATGGAAACATTAATTCCATCGTATTTGCACGTTCCTCCATGAAGCCTTTACAAGCCATTCCTATTATTGAAACAGGAGCATATGAATCATACCAATTGGGTCCTGCCGATCTATCCTTATGTTGCGCTTCCCATAACGGGGAGGAACAGCATACTGATCGAGTTATTTCTATATTAGAGAAAGCGGATCTAGTGGAGAGTAGCCTACAATGTGGTACGCATATTCCTAGATGGGAAGAAGCGTACAAGAAAATAATAATTGAAAATCGAACAGTCACTCCTGTCTACAATAATTGTTCGGGAAAACATAGTGGGATGTTAATAACGGCAAAACACTTAAATGAACCAATAGATTCCTATTACAATATGGAGCACCCCGTTCAACAAAGAATTTTACAAGTTATCAGTGAGTTAGCTGAAACTCCTAAAGAAGATATTCAAATTGGAGTGGACGGATGTGGAGTTCCGGTTCATGGAATAGCATTAGAGAAAATTGCTTTAGCCTATGCAAAAATGGCTAAACCAGATAATCTATCGAATAGTAGAAAAAAATCCGTAAGCCAAGTAGTTCATGCAATGATACAAGAACCAGAAATGGTAGGAGGTACAAATCGCTTTTGCACTGATTTTATGAACGTAGTAAAAGGAAAAATGTTCGGAAAAGTAGGAGCTGAAGGAGTCTACTGTATTGGAGATTTAAGAAGCGGAATAGGAATCGCGATTAAAATAGAAGACGGTAACAGCAGAGCTACTTCCCCCGTTGCAGTTGAGGTGATGAAACAATTGGGTATGTTGACGGAAGAAGAATTGAATGAATTAAGAGAGTATCATTTACCATCCATTAAAAATGCAAGAGACGAAAATGTAGGTTCACTTAAAGCAGACTTTCTGTTGGATTATGTATAA
- a CDS encoding HEAT repeat domain-containing protein: MSKKIIKDELPENYEELKKAVNRTASWRARLDAVEELGRYNTSQVIDIMNTRLANDPVYKIQEEAYRILIDFGKDVQLPARKKFEIVKGANKVFLRVKKSLPKDHTFEEFATKLKRMRIDVYDAYEGERGLEWLENEWTNIVTNK; this comes from the coding sequence TTGAGTAAAAAAATAATTAAAGATGAGTTGCCAGAGAATTATGAGGAACTAAAAAAAGCAGTCAATCGCACCGCTAGCTGGAGAGCACGCTTGGATGCAGTAGAGGAATTAGGGAGATATAATACGAGTCAAGTTATTGATATTATGAACACGAGATTAGCAAATGATCCTGTTTATAAAATCCAAGAAGAAGCTTATCGTATACTAATTGATTTTGGAAAAGATGTTCAATTACCCGCTCGTAAAAAATTTGAAATTGTCAAAGGGGCAAATAAAGTTTTCTTACGAGTGAAGAAAAGTTTGCCGAAAGACCATACATTTGAAGAATTCGCTACAAAACTAAAGAGAATGCGAATCGATGTATACGATGCATATGAAGGCGAAAGAGGCCTTGAATGGTTAGAAAACGAATGGACTAATATAGTAACTAACAAGTAA
- a CDS encoding IclR family transcriptional regulator yields MQSIIRSMTVAKVLAAHATEKGVTISDLSKLCELPLSTMHRLLQAMMKQGMVEQDEQLKTYKLGVIWLEYGLQVYDSIDYISKIRPEIEQLSKEVEESVYLSKPLGTEAIIVERIDSPNNPIRIYDQMGLRIPMNIGAANKSMLAAMPSAKAESILSQLISADQMTEMKKTFDQIIKQGYATSHSERTEGTSSIAVSIKDSFGQVIGAISIGVVSFNLTDERLEFLAKKAIETGNRISQRLVSSH; encoded by the coding sequence ATGCAATCTATCATCCGATCGATGACTGTTGCGAAAGTGTTAGCAGCACATGCAACTGAGAAAGGTGTAACAATTTCTGATCTTTCCAAACTATGCGAACTTCCTCTCAGTACAATGCACAGATTACTTCAAGCAATGATGAAACAAGGAATGGTAGAGCAGGATGAACAACTGAAAACTTACAAACTCGGTGTAATTTGGTTGGAATACGGTCTACAAGTGTATGACTCAATTGATTACATCAGCAAAATTAGACCGGAAATTGAACAATTATCTAAAGAAGTAGAGGAAAGCGTCTATTTAAGTAAGCCGCTAGGGACTGAAGCAATTATTGTAGAAAGAATAGATAGCCCAAATAATCCAATTCGAATTTATGATCAAATGGGTTTACGCATACCAATGAATATTGGTGCTGCCAATAAATCGATGCTAGCAGCAATGCCATCAGCCAAAGCAGAAAGTATATTGTCCCAACTCATATCTGCAGACCAAATGACTGAAATGAAAAAAACATTCGATCAAATAATAAAACAAGGATACGCAACAAGCCACTCCGAAAGAACGGAAGGCACGTCCTCAATTGCAGTATCCATAAAAGACAGTTTCGGCCAAGTTATCGGGGCTATTAGCATAGGAGTCGTCAGCTTCAACCTCACAGATGAACGACTCGAATTTCTAGCTAAAAAAGCAATCGAAACAGGAAACCGCATCTCTCAAAGACTAGTATCTAGCCATTAA
- a CDS encoding M28 family metallopeptidase — MNRNLTEEEELLVNQISKEELLADNIEIAREVRLSGSMEELRAFQFIQKRLESFGLKAEIEFDDAYISIPIQSKLEVNGEIIDSITHSMSKDLNNEELSAECIYLQNLNENSLRFVKNKIAIYDSIAIPDIVKQFEDSGAAGIIFINGPNTHEMIVSRIWGSPSVRDKDLLPKIPVISINNKNGEKLLDLLKIASFKVNISTEVCSRWMKIPRLIAEIRGDYETDHFVLLCGHVDSWHYGAMDNGSANALMLQVVKVLALNKTKWKRNVRIAFWSGHSHGRYAGSAAYCDKNWEDLSENGVMHFYVDSVGGKGANIFVDSNAMAETEDIAIDVIGRLTNQSFVGKRYSRSADQSFWGTGIPSLYMGMAEQELSHDPAYKNVQKLFAGTRGGGFGWWWHTVEDTIDKIDSDVLRKDCEIYLLSLYKVLTDNIIPINPLKAVEEIHKHIRDYQQKGKDIADLSLSLNRIDEIEKKLRSVLEIKEWLESDSEHSRLFNDFLLNISKLLVPINYVGGSKFEHDLASTTVPIPSLAMINHYTSDLKDEDFYLLQTAIRRQVNFLNYELKKVIREIDIFKEILVEVLE; from the coding sequence TTGAACCGTAATTTAACTGAGGAAGAGGAGTTATTAGTAAATCAAATATCCAAAGAGGAACTCTTGGCAGATAATATTGAAATTGCTAGAGAAGTTAGATTATCTGGTTCCATGGAAGAGTTAAGAGCTTTTCAATTCATTCAAAAAAGACTGGAGTCATTTGGTTTAAAAGCAGAAATTGAATTTGATGATGCCTATATAAGTATTCCTATTCAATCGAAATTAGAAGTTAACGGGGAGATAATAGATTCTATCACCCATTCTATGTCCAAAGATTTGAATAATGAAGAGCTAAGTGCAGAGTGTATTTATCTCCAAAATTTAAATGAAAATTCTCTTAGATTTGTTAAAAATAAAATTGCAATTTATGACAGTATCGCAATTCCTGACATTGTAAAACAATTCGAAGACTCAGGAGCAGCTGGGATAATTTTCATTAACGGCCCCAATACTCATGAGATGATTGTTTCAAGAATATGGGGAAGTCCATCTGTTAGAGACAAAGATTTATTGCCTAAAATACCTGTCATTTCAATCAATAATAAGAATGGTGAAAAATTGCTTGATTTATTGAAAATAGCGAGTTTCAAAGTAAACATTTCTACTGAAGTTTGTTCTAGATGGATGAAGATACCAAGACTTATTGCAGAAATTCGTGGAGATTATGAGACGGATCATTTTGTTTTATTGTGTGGGCATGTAGATTCTTGGCATTATGGCGCGATGGATAACGGATCCGCAAATGCTTTAATGTTACAGGTGGTAAAAGTTCTCGCTCTGAATAAAACAAAATGGAAACGTAATGTACGCATTGCTTTTTGGTCAGGACACTCTCATGGTCGATATGCTGGTTCAGCTGCATATTGTGATAAAAATTGGGAGGACTTGAGCGAAAATGGTGTCATGCATTTTTATGTGGATTCTGTTGGAGGTAAAGGAGCAAACATTTTTGTAGATAGTAATGCAATGGCCGAAACGGAAGATATCGCAATCGATGTGATTGGTCGCCTTACAAATCAATCATTTGTAGGAAAACGATATTCCCGTTCTGCTGATCAATCATTCTGGGGTACAGGAATTCCTTCCTTATATATGGGGATGGCAGAACAAGAACTATCCCATGATCCTGCTTATAAAAATGTCCAAAAACTATTTGCAGGTACTAGGGGTGGGGGATTTGGCTGGTGGTGGCATACAGTGGAGGATACGATAGATAAGATCGATTCTGATGTCTTAAGAAAAGATTGTGAAATCTACTTATTATCCCTTTATAAAGTGTTAACAGACAACATTATTCCAATCAATCCTCTTAAAGCAGTAGAAGAAATTCATAAGCATATACGTGATTATCAACAAAAAGGGAAAGACATTGCTGATTTATCGCTTTCTTTAAATAGGATAGATGAGATTGAAAAAAAGTTAAGAAGCGTGTTGGAAATAAAAGAATGGCTGGAGTCAGATTCAGAGCATAGTAGATTATTCAATGATTTTCTACTTAATATATCTAAACTTCTCGTGCCAATTAATTATGTTGGCGGAAGTAAGTTTGAACATGATTTAGCATCAACAACTGTACCGATTCCATCCTTAGCAATGATCAATCATTATACAAGTGATCTAAAAGATGAGGATTTTTATTTGTTACAAACTGCGATTCGTCGACAGGTGAATTTTTTGAATTATGAGTTGAAGAAAGTGATTCGAGAAATTGATATTTTTAAGGAAATTTTAGTTGAAGTCTTGGAATAA